Below is a window of Spelaeicoccus albus DNA.
TTCGGGTCCCAGCCCGGTTTCGAGACCATCGCCAAGATCGCCCCCGTCTTGGGGTCCATGGCCACTGCCGCGCCCTTTTGATTGCCCAACGCGTCCCAGGCCGCCTTTTGGGCCTTCGGATTGATGGTGAGCGACACGGCGGCCCCGGCCGGCTGCGTACCCGTGACGAGTGACGACAGTTTGTGGAAGAACAGCGAATCGGCAGTACCCGACAGCCGCGCATTCTCGGCAAGCTCCAGACCGGTCGGCTTTCCGATCACCGAATAGACGCCCGTGATGGCCGAATACATTTCCGGGTCGATGCCGTTGCCGCCGTACTTGCGGAGATATTTGTAGTTGTCGTGGCTCGGGACCGACTGCGCGATCGGCGTGCCGTCGACAAGGATCGGTCCGCGGTCGCGGCCGAGTTCCTTGTACAGGGTCCGCGAGTTGAACTTGCTGGCCTGGAGTTTCGGGGCGTCGAAATACTGCGTGTAGGTCGTCGATGCCAGTAGTACCGCGAACAGCACGAACGTGACGACTGCGATATGCCGTAACTGCTTGTTCATTGGGCCACCGCCTCCGTGGGTCCGGATCCGTCTCGTTTACGCGACCGTTCGTCGTCCGGCAGCACCGACAACACGCCGGTGGCGAACTCGTCGAGCGGACGGCGCGCGTTGTCGGAAATGCGTAAGAGCAACGCCACGATGATCCAGTTGGCGAGCAGCGACGAGCCGCCCGCCGCAAGGAACGGCGTCGTCAGCCCGGTCAGCGGGATGACGCGGGTGACGCCGCCGACCACAATGAAGCACTGCAGCCCGATAGTGAAGCACAGGCCCGCCGAGAGAAGTTTGCCGAAGCCGTCCCGGACGGCAATGGCGACCCTGATGCCGCGCTCGACGAAGATCACGTACACCAGCAGGATCGCGAACAAGCCGACAAGGCCGAGCTCTTCGCCGAGGGACGTGATGATGAAGTCGGAATCGGCATGCGGGACTATATCGGGCCGTCCGAGCCCGAGGCCCGTCCCGGTCAGTCCGCCGTTGGCAAGCCCGAACAGCCCTTGGACGAGCTGATAACTGCCGCCGTATTCCTGGTTGTAGACGGACGGGTCGAGCGCGTGGATCCAGATGTTCAATCGTTGGCCCACGTGTGAGATGAACATGCCGGCCAGGACGGCGCCGCCGGCGAACAGGATCAAGCCGATGATTATCCAACTGATCCGCTCGGTGGCGACGTACAGCATGGCGACGAACAGGCCGAAGAACAACAGTGACGTGCCGAGGTCGCGCTGGAACACGAGCACGCCGAGGCTGGCCAGCCAGGCGATGACGAGCGGTGCCATATCGCGGATCCGCGGCAGTTGCAGGCCCAGTACCTTGGGGCCGGCCAGGCTCAGGGCGTCGCGATTCGACACCAGGTACCCGGCGAAGAAGAACGCAAGCAGCAGCTTGGCGATCTCGCCGGGCTGGAACGACATCGGACCGACGTGGATCCAAATGCGAGCGCCGTTGATCGTGGTGCCGATTCCCGGGGCCAACGGCAGCAGCAGCATGAGGATGCCGGCGAGTCCGCTCACATACGTGTAGCGACGCAGCAGACGGTGGTCCTTGAGCAGGATGACTATGACTGCCAGGACGACGAGGCCCAACGATGTCCAAATCAACTGTTTGGTGGCGACCGAGGCCATCCCGGTGCGGTGCTCGGCCAAGTCGAGCCGGTAGATCATGGCCAGGCCGATGCCGTTGAGAAACACGGCGATCGGGAGGATGACCGGATCGGCGTATTTGGCCCGGATCCGGACGACGATGTGCCCGAACGCGGCAAGGACGAACAGCCAGCCGGAGTACACGTACACATTGGGCGGCAGTTCGCCTTTGACGCCGAGGCCGACAAGGCAATACGCGGCAATCGACACGATGAGGGCCAGGATCAGCAGCCACGCCTCGATCCCGCGGCGGGTCTTGAGTTTGGGCAATCCTGCGGTGGAGCTCACGGCGTGTCACCCCCTGTCCCGGTCGGTTTCGCGGACGTCGACGGGCCTGCGGACGGTGTCGACGACGGCTCCGTCGTCGGTTCGGTCACGCCCGGGCGTGTCTTCGGGTTCTTTGGCTGAGGAATTTTGACGGGGTTGGGGTTGATCTCGCCGCGCAGGTTCGACACGATCTTGCGGGCGGCCCTCAAATTGCCGGCCGGGATCGTCTCGCTGACGCGTTGTTGTGCGAAATCGGGCAATTCGGCCAGGCCGATGTTCTGCTTCTTGTACAAGTGGCCGAGCTGAATGGGTCCGAGGTTTTGTGAGATTCCCTTGTAAATGGCGATCTGGCCCTGATACGAGCCCACGTAATATTGCTTTTGGGTGTACGCGTAGCCGGCCCAGCCGGCGCCGATCAGCACGATGATCACGAGCAGTCCGACGAGAGCTCGACGTACGCGTCCGCGGCGGTGAGCGCGTTCGTCCTCCTCGTCGGAAAAGTCCGGCAGTTCGCCGCCTTCGTCGCTCGGGCCGGATGCCGAGTGGCCGTTCGCGGTCAGGCCGTATGGTTCGCCGGGTGCCGCGCCCATCGACTCGGACGTCTTGATTTGCGCCGTATCCGGCGTGTGCGTGGACGGCGTGTGCGGATTGAGCGCGGCCGAGCCGACGATATCGGGATCCGTCCGGTCATCGTCGGTGATCGGCTCGTCGCCGGCGACCACGTCGGCAATCACAACTGTGATGTTGTCGGCGCCGCCGCCGTCGAAGGCCAACCGGATGAGCTTGTCGGCGCACGCGTCGAGATCCGCGACGTCTCGCAGAGTACTTTCGATCTTGGCGTCGGTGGTGAACCCGGACAGCCCGTCCGAGCAGAGCAGCCACCGGTCTCCCGGCACTGCCGCGCGCACCGACAGATCCATTTCGGGCTGAGTGCCGACGTCCCCGAGCACGCGCATGACGACCGACCGCTGCGGATGCCGCTCGGCCTCCTCGGCACTGATCCGGCCCTCGTCGACCAGTAGCTGGACGAACGTGTGGTCGTGCGTGACTTGGATGAGTTTGCCGTCGCGCAGCAAATAGCCGCGAGAATCGCCGATATGGGCCAATGCGAACCGGTCGCCGTGGCGGAGCAGCGCCGTGAGGGTCGTGCCCATGCCGGCGAGTTTGGGTTCGACGGCAACTCGGGCGCTGACCTGCTCATTGGCGTGCATGATGGCCAGACGCAGCGCTTCAAGGGCGTCGGCGCCATGCGATTCGTGGTCGAGATGGCTGATTTCGCCAATCGCGATCGACGATGCGACGTCGCCGCCGGCATGACCGCCCATACCGTCGGCCACGACCAGGAGGTTCGGCCCGGCATACCCGGAGTCCTGGTTATTGGAACGTGTCAGACCCACATCCGACCGGGAAATATACCGGTAGCGGGGCGCGGCGGTCTCACTCAAGAGCGCAGCTCCAGGACGGTGCGGCCGATGGCGATGGGCTGACCGACGCCGAGCTGCACTTGCCCGGTGACGTCGTTGCCGTTCAGTTTGGTGCCGTTCGTGGAGCCGAGGTCTTCAAGCATCCAGCCGTTCTGGCCGGGGAAGATGCGCGCGTGGCGGCTGGACACGAAATCATCTCCCAGCACCAAGGTGCTTTCGGGCGAACGGCCGATCATGATGGGCACGGTGCCAAGTGCGACGACGGCACCGGCCAGTGACCCTTCGGTGACGACGAGGGTGCGCGGCGGTCCGGACGGCGGCGGAGGGGTGGAGCCGTGGCCGGGCCGTTGTGGGGCGGGCGCGGATGCGCTGCGTTCACGGGAGCGTTTTTTACGCCCCCTGGACGTTGTGCCGAAGATATCGCGGCGGAGCGTCGATGCGACGCTGAGGACGAAGACCCACATCAAGACCAGCAGGCCGAGACGCAGCGCGGTGGCAGTCAGTTCGCTCATCAGGGAAAAGTCACCGGGCCGCATTCGTGGCGAAATGGAAGACCACGTCGATGCGGCCGGCCGTGAGAACGGCGCCTTCCGTCAGTGCCACCTTGTTGATGCGCTGGCCATGGATTGTCGTCCCGTTCGTGCTTCCGAGATCTTCCGCGGTCGCGCGGGTGCCGTCGACGACAATTTGAAAGTGCTTGCGGGAGATGCCCGGATCGTCCAGCGTGATGTCGGCCTCGGTCGAGGAGCGGCCGAAAACCGTTACCTCATTCGTCAACAGATGCTGGATGCCGTCGATCTCGACCATGCCGCGCACTGCGCTACCGGGCGCCGGGGCGTTGCGTCCGCTGGAGCCGACCGAACTCGAACCGGCTGAACTCGAACCCGCGGCGGCGCCGGCGGAGGTGCCGGAGGCGAGGGACCCCGGGCCCACGGTGTCGCTGCCGGACGACGCTTGGCCGCGGCCGGCGTCCGGAGTCGGAGAGGCCGCGGACGGCTGGGGCGAGCCGTAGGGGGGTGACGTGGGGGTGACCGGGCGGCCCGTTGGGACCGCCGGCCTGGCGCTGGTCATGGTGCCGGTGGCCGGGCGCGAGGAGCGGGCGCCGGGATCGTATCCGCCGCGGTCGGCCGGTTGCGCGGCCGAACTGCCGTCGGGACGCTGGGTTGTCGAGCGGACCCGGTACATGCCGGTGTCCAAGTCGCCGACCGCTTCGAACTCGACGGTGACCGGGCCGACGAAGCTGTAGCCCTGTGAT
It encodes the following:
- a CDS encoding FtsW/RodA/SpoVE family cell cycle protein, with protein sequence MSSTAGLPKLKTRRGIEAWLLILALIVSIAAYCLVGLGVKGELPPNVYVYSGWLFVLAAFGHIVVRIRAKYADPVILPIAVFLNGIGLAMIYRLDLAEHRTGMASVATKQLIWTSLGLVVLAVIVILLKDHRLLRRYTYVSGLAGILMLLLPLAPGIGTTINGARIWIHVGPMSFQPGEIAKLLLAFFFAGYLVSNRDALSLAGPKVLGLQLPRIRDMAPLVIAWLASLGVLVFQRDLGTSLLFFGLFVAMLYVATERISWIIIGLILFAGGAVLAGMFISHVGQRLNIWIHALDPSVYNQEYGGSYQLVQGLFGLANGGLTGTGLGLGRPDIVPHADSDFIITSLGEELGLVGLFAILLVYVIFVERGIRVAIAVRDGFGKLLSAGLCFTIGLQCFIVVGGVTRVIPLTGLTTPFLAAGGSSLLANWIIVALLLRISDNARRPLDEFATGVLSVLPDDERSRKRDGSGPTEAVAQ
- a CDS encoding PP2C family protein-serine/threonine phosphatase, producing the protein MSETAAPRYRYISRSDVGLTRSNNQDSGYAGPNLLVVADGMGGHAGGDVASSIAIGEISHLDHESHGADALEALRLAIMHANEQVSARVAVEPKLAGMGTTLTALLRHGDRFALAHIGDSRGYLLRDGKLIQVTHDHTFVQLLVDEGRISAEEAERHPQRSVVMRVLGDVGTQPEMDLSVRAAVPGDRWLLCSDGLSGFTTDAKIESTLRDVADLDACADKLIRLAFDGGGADNITVVIADVVAGDEPITDDDRTDPDIVGSAALNPHTPSTHTPDTAQIKTSESMGAAPGEPYGLTANGHSASGPSDEGGELPDFSDEEDERAHRRGRVRRALVGLLVIIVLIGAGWAGYAYTQKQYYVGSYQGQIAIYKGISQNLGPIQLGHLYKKQNIGLAELPDFAQQRVSETIPAGNLRAARKIVSNLRGEINPNPVKIPQPKNPKTRPGVTEPTTEPSSTPSAGPSTSAKPTGTGGDTP
- a CDS encoding DUF3662 and FHA domain-containing protein, coding for MGVLDRFEKGIERAVNGAFAKAFRSEVQPVELAGALRREADGRAAVVSRGRTLTANSFTIELSDNDYARIGEMSGTLSQELRQVVGEHAASQGYSFVGPVTVEFEAVGDLDTGMYRVRSTTQRPDGSSAAQPADRGGYDPGARSSRPATGTMTSARPAVPTGRPVTPTSPPYGSPQPSAASPTPDAGRGQASSGSDTVGPGSLASGTSAGAAAGSSSAGSSSVGSSGRNAPAPGSAVRGMVEIDGIQHLLTNEVTVFGRSSTEADITLDDPGISRKHFQIVVDGTRATAEDLGSTNGTTIHGQRINKVALTEGAVLTAGRIDVVFHFATNAAR
- a CDS encoding FHA domain-containing protein FhaB/FipA; this translates as MSELTATALRLGLLVLMWVFVLSVASTLRRDIFGTTSRGRKKRSRERSASAPAPQRPGHGSTPPPPSGPPRTLVVTEGSLAGAVVALGTVPIMIGRSPESTLVLGDDFVSSRHARIFPGQNGWMLEDLGSTNGTKLNGNDVTGQVQLGVGQPIAIGRTVLELRS